The genomic region ATGGTGCCACGTTACATTTTCTTCTGGTAAGCTTTCTTTTAAAAATTGTTGTGTATGTGATTCTGTTAGTTCAGGATGAGAGATAATGATCAATGTTTTCATATATAACGTTACCCCTTATTTCATTGTCTATGAATCTTATCAACAGTATATCGAAAATTCAATCATTCTGCTTATATAAAGATAAACAGGCTAAGGTTACACCTCAGCCTGCTATCTTCTAAATGAAATCTAATTAGTCCGTATACTGGTTAGTTTATCGGCAAATTCTTTAGCAGAGGCTGTCACTGCGCCGTAACCACCGTCTTTTAAATTTTTTGTTAAGGCGCTCCCAACACCAACTGACCACGCACCACTCGCAATCCATTGGTCCATATTATCTAAAGAAACACCACCTGAAGGCATCGCTTCCACCCAAGGGATCGGTCCGTGCAAATCTTTAATAAATCCGGGTCCCAATAAGCCTCCTGGAAATAGCTTTACAACTTCACAACCAGCTTCTAGAGCTTGTGATACTTCTGTAATCGTGCCACAACCTGGTAAGTAAGGGATGGTATAAATATTACAAATTCTAGCAATTTTTTTGTTAAACGAAGGGCTCACAACAAATTTAGAACCATTTAAAATAGCAATGCGAGCTGCTACTTCATCTAGAACAGTTCCGGCTCCTACAACCATATCTGTGTCTGCAAATTCATCGGCAAGCTGGCGCATAACTTTTTCTGCATTCGGGGTTGAAAAAGTTACTTCAATATTTTTAATTCCACCTTCAAACACAGCTTTGGATACTTCATATCCTTCTGCCTGTGTAGAACCACGCACAACTGCAAATAAAAAGTTTTTTTCTAACTGACTTAGTATGTCTCTTTTCATACTCATTTAACTTCCTCCCTTTCAAATCGCTCGTTCACGTTATAAGTTGATTGTATTTTTTCAAAGTTACTTTGTCAATTGTAGGCTAATCAAAGGTTAAACTCCAAAAGCCTTTATAAACTCGTTTGGTTCGCTTTCTTTTGCATATGATACATTTGTGCATAGCTTCCATTTTTTGCTAATAACTCACTATGGTTTCCTTGCTCAACAATTTGACCGTTTGCTAAGACTAAAATCTGTTCGGCATGTTGAATGGTAGAAAGACGATGAGCAATAATAAACGTCGTACGTCCCTCTTTAAGGACAGCCATCGCATGTTGAATGATTTCTTCAGTCTCAGTATCTATTGAAGATGTCGCTTCATCTAATATTAATATTTTTGGATCGAAGGCTAAGGCGCGAGCAAAGGATATTAATTGCCGTTGGCCTGAACTCAAGGTAGCACCCTTTTCAACAACTGGTTCTTGAATGCCTAGTTGAAAGTGCGTTAACATATCACCTCCGCCAACTGCTCGTAGTGCTTCTTCTGCTTTCTCACGGCTAATTTGCGGATCATTTAAAGTAATATTTGACTCAATTGTTCCAGTAAACAAGAATGGATCTTGTAAGACAATCCCCATCGCTTGTCGAACACTTTTTCTGGAATACTTTGTCGTAACGTGACCATCGATTTTTATATGCCCTTTTTGCGGGTCATAAAAGCGAAATAATACGTTCATAACCGAACTTTTTCCAGAACCCGTATGCCCGACTAGAGCAAGGGTTTCACCAGGTTTAGCTGTGAAGTTGATATCTTTTAACACTGGTGTTTCATCATTGTAAGCAAAATCGACGTGATCAAAGGTCACTTCTCCTTTATCAATAGGCAGGCGTGCCACTTCGTCTTTTTCACCCGGCCGGTCGATTAACTCAAAAACCCGCTCGCCTGCAGCAATTGCTTGTTGCACAAAAGCCATTTGCTGGATAATACCTTGGATTGGATCAAAGAGGCGCGTAATATAATCTACAAACACATATAAGGTACCAATGGATATACCTAAGAAACCATTTATATATTGGGTTGAAAAGTAAACCATCATAAATAAAAGTGCAAAGTGACGTAAAAGCCCTCCTAAACTAAACTGTGCAGCCGAATCAAGAATGACATATTTACGTTCGGTTTTAAACCACTCATCGTTGATGGTTGTAAATTCTTTTTCAATTTTTTCTTCTTGCTGAAAAGCCTGGACAATCGTCATCCCTTGGACTGATTCATTTATTTTTCCGTTAATATCGCTGTTAAGTTCTCGCTCTTTGCGACTTAAGGCACTCGCATATTTACTGTAATATTTGTACCAAATAAATATAATCGGTAAAAGTATCAATAAGCTTATCCCTAATCCTGTATGCAATCGGGAAATCGCAATATAAGTCCCTATTACATAAAGAGCATTCAACATGACGGTCCCAATGGTCGCCACATAAAATTGTTGTCTGAGCACTTCCGTGTCATTTGTGATTCTTGAAACCACTTTTCCAGCAGGTAGATTATCAAAATAACGAATCGGCAAGCCTTGCAAATGGTGGTAAGCTTGATCACGAATGACTTTAACAATTCCATTAGCAGACTGGGTCAGTATGAGGGCACTGATATAGCGCAAGAGAGCCGTTGCCAACATTAAGAGGGTGTATGTGATTAACAAACGAATAAGGACTTCTGTAAATAGCTCGCCTTGTTGTGCAGCTGGAGTAATAACATCATCAATAACCCGTTGGGCAATTAACGGTGCTGATAAATCAGCAATCACGGCTGTAATTAATAAGGTAAATCCAAGCATAAATTTATATTTAGCATATTTCATATAGGATAAAAGACGTTTGACCGTTTTCATTCTTCGTCACCTTCTTTCAATTCTTGACGAAGATACTGGGTATAATACCACCCTTTTTTTTCCAATAGTTCTAAATGGGTTCCTCGCTCAATAATGCGACCGTCTTCTAACACGATAATTTCATCTGCTCTCCTGACCGCTGATAAGCGGTGTGTTGAAATAATAGTTGTTTTACCAGCTCGTTCATTTTGAATATTAGCAATTATTTTTTGTTCTGTTTTTGCATCTACTGCTGATAAGGAATCATCTAAAATTAAAATATCCGGATTTTTTATAAGTGCACGAGCAATCGAAATCCGTTGTTTCTGTCCTCCAGAAATTGAAACACCTTTCTCTCCAATCACGGTGTCTAATCCTTGGTCCATTTTGGCTAAATCTTCTTCAAAGGAGGCAATTTTAACACTTTCCATAATTTCTTGATCACTCGCTCCCTCTTTCCCGAAAGCAATATTCTCGCGCACACTCCGTGAGAAAAGTATATGATCTTGGGGAACGTAACCAATTAAACTCTGGAAATGAGTAGGTTGATAATTTAAAACCGAATCAGTTCCATATTTAAATTCGCCTTCTCCTAAAGGATACTGGCGTAAAAATTGGCGAAGCAGTGTTGTTTTACCAGATCCTGTTTTACCAACTATCCCTAATGTTTTCCCCTTAGGAATAATAACTTCGATATTTTTTAAGTTATGATTGGTACTGGTTGGGTATTGAAAACTCAAATCATTTATGACAATATCTTTTTTAGAAGCAATAACTTTTGAACCTTTTTCTTCCATATCATCGCCTTGGTTAAGCACCTCTTCGACACGAATCATTGAGGCACTTCCTTGACGAAGCACATTGGTTAGCTCACCAATAGAAATAATTGGCCAAACAATCATCCCTAAATACATTTGGAAAGCAATCATATCCCCCACACTCAAGTTTTGTCTCGAAACAAGATAAGCACCGTAACCAAAACCGATCACATTGCTTAAAGTAATAAATATTTTGACTAAAGGTGCAAACAAAGCGTTGGCTTTTGCTACTTGATTATTTTTTTTCAGCATACTTTCCGTCTGCTTTTGAAATTTTTCTAGGTAGACTGTTTCTTTCGCGTACGCTCGGATGAGTCGGGTGCCATCAACAACTTCTAAAACATCATTATTTAGCTCGGAGAATGATTTTTGAGCAATCGTATAGCGTTCTTCCACCATATTTCCTACTTTTCCAAATAAATACGCTAAGAAGATAAGCGGAAAAAGACTTAATAAAGTCATCGTCCACGAAACCGAAACCCCCATCGTTGCAATAATCGTCGTTAAAAATAAAGTCGCATTCATTAAAACCATCATGCCATATCCAACCGTATCGGAAATGGCACGGACATCCTGGGTCGCACGCGCCATTAAATCGCCGACTCGAAACTTTTCATAAAAACTAGCACGCATCCGCAAAAAATGCTGCATCAGTGTTAAGCGCATATCCCGCTGGAGTTTAGCTGAACCTGTAAATAAATAATAAGACCAGATATATTCAAATAAATAAGCCGCTATTAAACTCAATAAAAAAGCACCTGTATATTTAAAAAGTAAAAGGCTCGTTAATTGTTTTTTAACAATGCTGTCAATCATGCGACCAATAATATAAGGAATGAGCACACTAAAAATATTACTTGCAATCATTGTAAAAAACGAAATTATATATCTTTTTTTATTTCTACTAAAAAACGTTTTTAATTTCAATATCACATTAAACATCTGACACATTCCTTACCTCAAATTTTATCTTATTTTTTATGTAGTTATTCGGTAGTTTGTAATAAATTTGATGATATATTGAAAAAAAGTAATCAGTGCCATGATGGCCACAAAAATTTGTAAGAAATAAATACCTGGGACACGAAAGAAAGCTAGGATAATGGTTAAAAAGACAAGCACAGTTGTCGCTTTACCATATTTATTGGCAGCAATAATAATCGGGGGTTTCAGACGAAGCATAAAGAAACCCAGTAAAATCTGTAACGTTTCTTTTGTTAAAATAATCCAAAAAAACCATTTTGCAATGTAACCAGCATCAACTAAGGTATAAAGAACTGATAATTGCATCAACTTATCAGCGAAAGGATCTGCCAGTTTTCCAAACTTAGAAACAGTATCAAATTTACGAGCCAGATATCCATCGAGCACGTCTGTTAGGCTTGCTAAAATAAAAATTATAAGAGCGACCATATGAGCATACGAATTTTCGGAATAAAAAGTTAGTAAATAAACAGGTATCATCACTAATCGTAATAGGGTTAACATATTTGGAAGCTGCTTCATTGGGTTCCCTCCGCTCCTATATATATTGCTGGTTTTATAATATCACAACTGGTAGTTGTCTAGAAGCTATGTCTACCAATATGACTAGTCTTGTATAATTATTTCCTGTTATACTATAGTTATTCAAGATCATTTTGGTTTACGAGGAGGAAGAGCATGTTAGAAATTAAAAATCTTCATATATCGTTTGGAAACTTAAAAGCCGTCGACGATGTTTCATTTATCATTCAAGACGGGGAAATAATGGGGATGATTGGTCAAAATGGGGCCGGTAAAACTACGACCTTTCGACTTATTTTAGATTTTCTAAAAGCTGATCAAGGTTCAGTTTTATGGAACGGTCATCCTTTAACAAAGGAAGATTACAATATCATTGGTTACTTGCCCGAAGAACGCGGACTTTATCCAAAAGTATCGATAGAAGAGCAGCTTATCTACTTCGCGCAACTCCGTGGCATGACGCGTCAAGATGCAAAAGGAAAAATTGACTATTGGATGGATAAATTTCAAGTTAAGGGTAAAAAAACCGATAAAGTAAAAACTTTATCTAAAGGTAATCAACAAAAAGTACAATTAATTGCTACCCTTCTTCATCAGCCGAAACTTGTTATTTTAGATGAGCCTTTTAGCGGTCTGGATCCAGTTAATGCAAGTATCTTAGAAGCGGGTATTAAAGAATTGCGTGACCAAGGGTCTTGTGTTATTTTTTCCAGTCATAATATGAATAATGTCGAAGAAATTTGTGATCACTTAGTTATGTTACGAAATGGTGCCCTCGTATTAAAAGGAACGGTCTCACAAATACGTGAGCAGTTTGGGCGTACAAAATTATTTCTAGAAAGTGATCTGACTATGGAAGCTTTACAAGCTATGCCGGGTGTTAAGAATGTATTTAAAAACACAGAAGGATTTCAAGTTTTAGATTTAGAAAATCCTGATTACGGTAAAGCCATCTTTACCCAAGTGACTAAAAATGGTTATATTGCAACCTTTAGTCAACAACCCCCTACTTTAGATGAAATTTTTCGATTGAAAGCAGGTGAAACCCATGCATAAATTTTGGGTTATCGTTGGCCAAGTTTACAAAAAAAATGTAAAATCTTTTGGTTTTTTAACCATGATTTTGAGTCCGATTATTCTTCTTGGTATCATTGCGGCCATTCTTACCTTTGTTGAAAATACAGAAACAGAAATACCTGTCATCGCTGTTTTTTCGGAAATGGATGCTGTCACAGAAACGATTCAAAATGAATCGGAATATTTTAAAGTGGATTCCAATATCCAATCGGTAGCTGAAGCTGAAGACGCTCTTGCAGTTGAAGAAATAGATGGCTACTTAACAGTCTCTCAAATAGATAATCAGTTATCGGCCACTTACAACCAAACTCCCGATGCTGCTTTTATGGATATAGAGCATTTAAATATCCTTCTTTCAAATATACAACTTGAGATGCAAGCTAGTCGTTTAAGTCTTCCAGCAGAAACAATTACAAGTCTACTCACTCCACCGCTCATAGAAAAGAAAACCATCTCGATTGAGGACGGAGAAATAACGGAAGGAGATTCCTTAAGACAGAATTTAAAGATTGGAGCAGCTTATGGTATTAGTATTGCCATCTTTATGTTTATCATGACCTACTCTAGTATTATTGCCGAAGAAATTGCTTCTGAAAAAGGAACCCGTATTATGGAAGTTATTTTATCAAGTGTAAATGCAACCACACATTTCTTTGGTAAACTCGTAGCGATTTTTCTCATTTGTCTCACCCAAATTTTGGCTTATTTGATAATCGGACTCATTGCTTTTCAATTTGACCGTGTCAAAAGCTTACTGTCAGCCGGGGTTAATCTTTTTGAAACACTCAAATTAGTAGCTGGAACATCTCTTTATTACTTTTTAATGGGAATTTCTCTTTACGCAGTTATTGCGGCTTTTTTAGGTTCGCTCGTATCTAAGATTGAGGATGTTTCCAAAGCCGTCACTCCTATTGTCTTTACAGCTTTAATTGGTTTTTACGGCGGTATGTTTGCTCTCGTAAACACAACTCATCCAATTATTAAAATCGGCTCACATATTCCTCTCTTTACGCCATTTATTATGCCCTTTCGAATTGCCGCCGAAACAGCAA from Jeotgalibaca dankookensis harbors:
- a CDS encoding bifunctional 2-keto-4-hydroxyglutarate aldolase/2-keto-3-deoxy-6-phosphogluconate aldolase, with amino-acid sequence MSMKRDILSQLEKNFLFAVVRGSTQAEGYEVSKAVFEGGIKNIEVTFSTPNAEKVMRQLADEFADTDMVVGAGTVLDEVAARIAILNGSKFVVSPSFNKKIARICNIYTIPYLPGCGTITEVSQALEAGCEVVKLFPGGLLGPGFIKDLHGPIPWVEAMPSGGVSLDNMDQWIASGAWSVGVGSALTKNLKDGGYGAVTASAKEFADKLTSIRTN
- a CDS encoding ABC transporter ATP-binding protein is translated as MKTVKRLLSYMKYAKYKFMLGFTLLITAVIADLSAPLIAQRVIDDVITPAAQQGELFTEVLIRLLITYTLLMLATALLRYISALILTQSANGIVKVIRDQAYHHLQGLPIRYFDNLPAGKVVSRITNDTEVLRQQFYVATIGTVMLNALYVIGTYIAISRLHTGLGISLLILLPIIFIWYKYYSKYASALSRKERELNSDINGKINESVQGMTIVQAFQQEEKIEKEFTTINDEWFKTERKYVILDSAAQFSLGGLLRHFALLFMMVYFSTQYINGFLGISIGTLYVFVDYITRLFDPIQGIIQQMAFVQQAIAAGERVFELIDRPGEKDEVARLPIDKGEVTFDHVDFAYNDETPVLKDINFTAKPGETLALVGHTGSGKSSVMNVLFRFYDPQKGHIKIDGHVTTKYSRKSVRQAMGIVLQDPFLFTGTIESNITLNDPQISREKAEEALRAVGGGDMLTHFQLGIQEPVVEKGATLSSGQRQLISFARALAFDPKILILDEATSSIDTETEEIIQHAMAVLKEGRTTFIIAHRLSTIQHAEQILVLANGQIVEQGNHSELLAKNGSYAQMYHMQKKANQTSL
- a CDS encoding ABC transporter ATP-binding protein, with product MFNVILKLKTFFSRNKKRYIISFFTMIASNIFSVLIPYIIGRMIDSIVKKQLTSLLLFKYTGAFLLSLIAAYLFEYIWSYYLFTGSAKLQRDMRLTLMQHFLRMRASFYEKFRVGDLMARATQDVRAISDTVGYGMMVLMNATLFLTTIIATMGVSVSWTMTLLSLFPLIFLAYLFGKVGNMVEERYTIAQKSFSELNNDVLEVVDGTRLIRAYAKETVYLEKFQKQTESMLKKNNQVAKANALFAPLVKIFITLSNVIGFGYGAYLVSRQNLSVGDMIAFQMYLGMIVWPIISIGELTNVLRQGSASMIRVEEVLNQGDDMEEKGSKVIASKKDIVINDLSFQYPTSTNHNLKNIEVIIPKGKTLGIVGKTGSGKTTLLRQFLRQYPLGEGEFKYGTDSVLNYQPTHFQSLIGYVPQDHILFSRSVRENIAFGKEGASDQEIMESVKIASFEEDLAKMDQGLDTVIGEKGVSISGGQKQRISIARALIKNPDILILDDSLSAVDAKTEQKIIANIQNERAGKTTIISTHRLSAVRRADEIIVLEDGRIIERGTHLELLEKKGWYYTQYLRQELKEGDEE
- the pgsA gene encoding CDP-diacylglycerol--glycerol-3-phosphate 3-phosphatidyltransferase, with the protein product MKQLPNMLTLLRLVMIPVYLLTFYSENSYAHMVALIIFILASLTDVLDGYLARKFDTVSKFGKLADPFADKLMQLSVLYTLVDAGYIAKWFFWIILTKETLQILLGFFMLRLKPPIIIAANKYGKATTVLVFLTIILAFFRVPGIYFLQIFVAIMALITFFQYIIKFITNYRITT
- a CDS encoding ABC transporter ATP-binding protein — encoded protein: MLEIKNLHISFGNLKAVDDVSFIIQDGEIMGMIGQNGAGKTTTFRLILDFLKADQGSVLWNGHPLTKEDYNIIGYLPEERGLYPKVSIEEQLIYFAQLRGMTRQDAKGKIDYWMDKFQVKGKKTDKVKTLSKGNQQKVQLIATLLHQPKLVILDEPFSGLDPVNASILEAGIKELRDQGSCVIFSSHNMNNVEEICDHLVMLRNGALVLKGTVSQIREQFGRTKLFLESDLTMEALQAMPGVKNVFKNTEGFQVLDLENPDYGKAIFTQVTKNGYIATFSQQPPTLDEIFRLKAGETHA
- a CDS encoding ABC transporter permease translates to MHKFWVIVGQVYKKNVKSFGFLTMILSPIILLGIIAAILTFVENTETEIPVIAVFSEMDAVTETIQNESEYFKVDSNIQSVAEAEDALAVEEIDGYLTVSQIDNQLSATYNQTPDAAFMDIEHLNILLSNIQLEMQASRLSLPAETITSLLTPPLIEKKTISIEDGEITEGDSLRQNLKIGAAYGISIAIFMFIMTYSSIIAEEIASEKGTRIMEVILSSVNATTHFFGKLVAIFLICLTQILAYLIIGLIAFQFDRVKSLLSAGVNLFETLKLVAGTSLYYFLMGISLYAVIAAFLGSLVSKIEDVSKAVTPIVFTALIGFYGGMFALVNTTHPIIKIGSHIPLFTPFIMPFRIAAETATSFEVGISMLVMFLFTIFVTIVSLILYRSNVLIYSDSGMFKTIKTSFRNIRNER